The Nostoc sp. NIES-3756 DNA window AAATGGCGGCGTTATGCTCAAAGTATTGATTGGGAGAAAGAAAGCGATGTCCAAGGACAAGCCGCTTTGCGTCTACGCTTCCGTAGAAATGATGTCATAATTCCCTCGTACTACAATAGCCATAACTTTCACGGCATTAAGGGAGGATATCTTAATTTTAATGCGGTCGTCAGCTACGACCCAATTACGGAATACGCCCTACCACCGAATGAAACATGGATACGTCAAGCCTTGATTGATGCGGTAAAAGTCCAGCCAAGACGCATATTAGACTTAGGTTGTGGTACGGGTTCCACCACATTGATGTTAAAACAGGCTTTTCCGCAAGCAGATGTCATCGGTTTGGATTTATCACCCTATATGCTGGTAAGGGCAGAAGATAAAGCCAAAACTGCGGGTTTAAATATTAGCTGGCGACACGGAAACGCAGAAAAAACCAGCTTTCCTGACGCTTCCTTTGATTTAATTACAGCTGCTTTATTGTTCCACGAAACAC harbors:
- a CDS encoding class I SAM-dependent methyltransferase, coding for MPVHQNTIWETFLSPIARFLIDEDKWRRYAQSIDWEKESDVQGQAALRLRFRRNDVIIPSYYNSHNFHGIKGGYLNFNAVVSYDPITEYALPPNETWIRQALIDAVKVQPRRILDLGCGTGSTTLMLKQAFPQADVIGLDLSPYMLVRAEDKAKTAGLNISWRHGNAEKTSFPDASFDLITAALLFHETPVAVSQAILQECFRLLVAGGQILILDGSQKSLRQLEWLNNIFEEPYIHEYAADSVDARMGAAGFGRVRTEDVWWIHQLTSGVKPISSNDRTVQVNQRQYTPAIDNNNLEGLESPAFGIVA